One window of the Esox lucius isolate fEsoLuc1 chromosome 8, fEsoLuc1.pri, whole genome shotgun sequence genome contains the following:
- the fryl gene encoding protein furry homolog-like isoform X6: MEFLRSLVPAVMSGDGGTLETGGVLSRDTGPRLLRMKRLGLLAMGQTIEEDQDGLVSTSTARPARCSRTNRIKASAPVNSVSRRRAPSVAPQLWEKRNATAMSSITIDPELKPGEFVIKSLFAEFAVLAEKKIEVVMAEPLEKPLSRSLQRGEDAQFDQLISSMSSVAEHCLPSLLRTLFDWYRRQSGTEDESYEYRPRSSTKSKGDEQHRDKDYLLERRDLAIDFIFCLVSVEVLKQIPLHPVPDVLVHEVLNLAFKHFKHKEGYSGPNTGNVHIIADLYAEVIGVLTQSKFQAVRKKFITELKELRQKEQSPYVVQSIISLIMGMKFFRVKMYPVEDFEASFQFMQECAQYFLEVKDKDVKHALAGLFVEILIPVAAAVKNEVNVPCLKNFVEMLYQTTFDLSSRKKHSLALYPLVTCLLCVSQKQFFLNNWHIFLTNCLSHLKMPSNNSIRKQIETLQNKDPKMSRVALESLYRLLWVYIIRIKCESNTVTQSRLLSIVSALFPKGSRSVVPRDTPLNIFVKIIQFIAQERLDFAMKEIIYDLLCVGKSHKTFTINPERMNIGLRAFLVIADSLQQKDGEPPMPTTGVIMPSGNTLRVKKIFLATTLTDEEAKVIGMSLYYPAVRKALDNILRHLDKEVGRSMSMTSVQMSNKEPEDMITGERKPKIDLFRTCVAAIPRLIPDGMSRQDLIELLAKLTIHMDEELRGLAFTTLQALMVDFPEWREDVLSGFVYFVVREVTDVHPTLLDNAVKMLLQLISQWRQAVQTSNKSHEAQQGPGSGTPLPLERSPLWGVLHVVEGLALVVLCSCRPATRRLAVNVLKEVRALHTALGIAKGDEELAIDVMDRVSASVLESFIHLTGADQTNLLYCPSGIDLQTLAEWSSSPISHQFDVVSPSHIWVFAHVTQGQDPWAISLSSYLRQEHLPKHCPTAVSYAWMFAYTRLQLLSPQVDINSPINAKKVNSLSSSSDSYVGLWRNYLILCCSSATSSPNSSSSSTSGSVRCSPPETLASTPDSGYSYDSKIIGTPSPSSLFKHVVPMMRSESMDITESLVLGLGRTNPVAFRELIEELNLIIKEALERRPENMKRRRRRDILRVQLVRIFELLADAGVISQTTSGGLDGESHSLNSTLLEYVDLTRQLLEAENDKDSDTLKDIRCHFSALVANIIQNVPVHQRRTIFPQQSLRHSLFMLFSHWAGPFSIMFTPLDRYSDRNMQINRHQYCALKAMSAVLCCGPVADNVGLSSDGYLYKWLDNILDSQDRKVHQLGCEAVMLLLELNPDQSNLMFWAVDRCYTGSRRVAAGCFRAIANVFHNRDYQFDTVVLLNLILFKAADSSRDIYEVAMQLLQILEPKLFRYAHKLEIQRTDGILTPPSPLPHLYSVSYYQLSEELARTYPELTMPIFSEVSQRIQTAHPGGRQVMLHYLLPWMNNVELVDFKPSPRRQEEAPMGEEEEDARERDLMMVNSRRWLRGEGWGSPHATTMVLNNLMFMTAKYGDEFAWSEIENVWTTLADSWPKNLKIILHFLISMSGVNSEPSLLPYVKRVVVYLGRDKTMQLLEELMFELDLTDPVSSAVTHMDNPPYYRITSSYKIPSVTSAAPRCLSRSLSTGTTSSSNTMVPGAEGHHDTSKNKDPNMDDSYVHLDIYSGLNSNLNRQHHRLESRYSSSSGGSYEEEKSDSMPLYANWRLKVMDHNRPEPLPFPPTGGCWSPLVDYLPETNTPGVPLHRCNIAVILLTDLIVDHGVKVEWSAYIHLLLHSIFIGFDHQHPEVYEHCKRLLLHLLVVQGTNSSVQSLASVLLRNREYNDPKVLTVKPTPHQFNLTGVCDFVPDYQPSPMTDSGLSSSSTSSSISLGAGGTPLPHLTPALINEVDVTAEQDEKVKALIEFVTSRKRGPLWNHEDVSPKNPHIKSADQLSVFLRHVVTVFKQSESGFQLDQLLSEVALQTALSCSSRHYAGRSFQIFRALKQPLTAATLSAVLSRLVETVGDPGEEAQGFVIELLLTLESGIDTLADTVKNYDLLIALAQASAPEHSLGAKFAANRKSTGQLNLSSGGLFLPGHYPHGHARSNSLRASLMGERKGDRRRSNTLDVADRLCGSHGNLARTRSLSSLREGGGGGPGREATPPVDPSNLMATVFWIATSLLESDYEFEYLLALRLLNKLLGQLPLEKADSRERLERVQAKLKWYSFPGLLQLFLKGFTSTSTQELTIHLLSKLISVSRHTLVDPSQVAGKRAGFPLNILCLLPHLIQHFDNPTPFCKETADKIAKVCAEEKTSTLSNKSATLSNLAHMMTLYSTHSYSRDYSNWINVVCRYLHDAFPEITFNLVTYLAELLEKGLPSMQQSLLQIIYSLLSHIDLSAAPVKQFNLEIMKIIGKYIQSPYWKEAQNILKLVVSRSASLVVPDEMQRSYSTESSGSPEIAFTRIFNNSSKELPGKTLDFHFDISETPIIGHKYGDQRTAAGRNGKPQVIAVTRSTSSTSSGSNSNGLVPVSWKRPQLSQRRTREKLMNVLSLCGAESGIPKNPSVVFSSNEDLDSGDQQTSLIPTVEEAVREEEVQGEDAGSEQQFGVFKDFDFLDVELEDAEELQGESMDNFNWGVRRRSLDSMDKGEGDGDTPSLQECQYAGSTPSLNLTNQEDTDESSEEEVLTASQILTRSGLMNSDSATDDATSNHVDSLQQSQESSCSGLTEETTALLPRVDSPALEMPRSDSLSSQLPEDGVSMTAADELSSSVSTDTGFGSSAPPLPPDPPELYDLTDTQDPHDQLDPAPPPPPAIDTPPGSLCEEGDSLTVLPPLPDSPCGSVCEEDVTLALKELDERCEEEEADFSDMSSSHLHVEKRNLGVVSEKPECCWHEYFSQDEGDQDGYPEIKASPPPSPFLSAILAAFQPVAYDNEEDAWRCHVNQMLSDTDGSSAVYTFHVFSRLFKSMHRKFSTITHSSVRFLGERLQRMGNQFLSSLEVMTSHSQCPTVLLDAETLVSCGLLETLKFSVLELQEHLDTYNGKREAAEEWLENCRKTFGDKDDNQRPNTQAQQMEKLAELELCRRLYKLHFQLLLLFQAYCKLISLVDTIKGDAEVTNMSEELAMLESCLKQAETGVDGQEEMGVSDASQTSTESAIQSLIESLRARDFGSALTQVKTFRSLWPNDIFGNESDDAVQTLLHIYFRHQTLGQTGCLAVVGPSRDLSQASGRLMELNLQIREALSQACQLPQTTVVSTGL; this comes from the exons GAGAAACCCTTATCACGGTCCCTTCAGAGAGGGGAAGATGCCCAGTTTGATCAG TTAATAAGCTCTATGAGCTCCGTAGCGGAACACTGTTTGCCCTCCCTGCTGCGAACACTATTTGACTGGTATCGGCGGCAGAGCGGCACTGAGGATGAGTCCTATGAGTACAGGCCTCGCTCCAGCACCAAGTCCAAAGG GGATGAACAGCATCGGGACAAAGACTACCTGTTGGAGCGGAGGGACTTAGCCATAGATTTCATATTCTGTTTAGTTTCAGTAGAAGTGTTAAAACAG ATTCCTCTTCATCCCGTGCCAGATGTTTTAGTACATGAAGTTCTGAACCTGGCATTCAAGCACTTTAAACACAAAGAGGG gTACTCTGGCCCCAACACTGGCAATGTACACATCATTGCTGACCTGTATGCTGAAGTCATTGGAGTGCTCACACAGTCAAA GTTCCAGGCGGTGCGTAAGAAGTTCATCACAGAGCTGAAGGAGCTGAGGCAGAAGGAGCAGAGCCCCTATGTGGTCCAGAGCATCATCAGCCTCATCATGGGCATGAAGTTCTTCAGGGTCAAGATGTACCCAGTGGAGGACTTTGAGGCCTCCTTCCAGTTCATGCAG GAGTGTGCGCAGTACTTCCTGGAGGTGAAGGATAAGGATGTAAAGCATGCCCTGGCTGGCCTGTTTGTGGAGATCCTTATCCCTGTTGCAGCT GCAGTGAAGAATGAAGTCAACGTGCCGTGCCTCAAGAACTTTGTTGAGATGCTCTACCAGACGACCTTTGACCTTAGCTCCAGAAAGAAGCACTCCTTG gcACTGTATCCTCTGGTGACGTGTCTGCTGTGTGTCAGTCAGAAGCAGTTCTTCCTCAATAACTGGCACATCTTCCTCACAAACTGCCTCTCTCATCTGAAG ATGCCGTCTAACAACAGCATCAGAAAGCAGATTGAGACGCTGCAG AACAAAGATCCCAAGATGTCCCGTGTGGCGCTGGAGTCGCTCTACAGACTGCTGTGGGTCTACATCATCAGAATCAAGTGTGAGAGTAATACGGTCACACAGAG CCGGCTGCTCAGCATTGTTTCAGCACTTTTCCCCAAAGGTTCCCGCAGTGTGGTGCCGAGGGATACGCCCCTCAACATCTTCGTCAAGATCATCCAGTTCATAGCTCAG GAAAGGCTGGACTTTGCTATGAAGGAGATCATTTACGACCTCCTTTGTGTTGGGAAATCTCACAAGACCTTCACCATCAACCCAGAG AGGATGAATATCGGCCTCAGGGCCTTCCTGGTCATAGCTGACAGTTTGCAGCAGAAGGACGGGGAGCCTCCAATGCCAACCACAGGGGTCATCATGCCTTCAGGAAACACCCTGCGCGTCAAGAAGATCTTCCTGGCCACCACCCTCACTGACGAGGAGGCCAAGGTCATCG gcatgtCACTATACTACCCTGCCGTGAGGAAGGCCTTGGACAACATCCTACGTCACCTAGACAAGGAGGTGGGCCGTTCCATGAGCATGACCAGCGTCCAGATGTCCAACAAGGAACCTGAGGACATGATCAC GGGGGAGAGGAAGCCAAAGATCGACCTGTTTCGTACGTGTGTGGCAGCCATCCCCAGACTGATCCCAGACGGCATGAGCCGACAAGACCTCATTGAGCTGCTGGCCAA GCTGACCATCCACATGGATGAGGAGCTGCGCGGCCTGGCCTTCACCACCCTGCAGGCCCTGATGGTGGACTTCCCAGAGTGGAGGGAGGACGTGCTCTCCGGCTTTGTCTACTTTGTTGTGCGTGAGGTCACCGACGTCCATCCCACGCTGTTGGACAATGCTGTCAAGATGCTGCTGCAGCTCATCAGCCAGTGGAGGCAGGCCGTCCAGACCAGCAACAAGAGCCACGAGGCCCAG CAGGGCCCTGGCAGCGGTACGCCTCTCCCCCTGGAACGCTCTCCTCTGTGGGGGGTGCTGCATGTGGTGGAGGGCCTGGCTCTGGTGGTGCTGTGCAGCTGCCGCCCCGCCACCCGCAGGCTGGCCGTTAACGTCCTCAAAGAGGTCCGAGCCCTGCACACCGCTTTGGGAATCGCCAAG GGAGACGAGGAATTGGCCATAGATGTTATGGACAGAGTCAGTGCGTCTGTGCTGGAGAGCTTCATCCACCTGACTGGAGCTGACCAG ACCAACCTCCTTTACTGTCCCAGCGGTATTGACCTGCAGACGCTGGCAGAATGGAGCTCGTCTCCTATCAGCCACCAGTTCGACGTGGTCAGCCCGTCGCACATCTGGGTGTTTGCCCATGTGACGCAAGGTCAGGACCCCTGGGCCATAAGCCTGTCCAGCTACCTGCGCCAGGAGCACCTGCCCAAGCATTGCCCCACCGCGGTCAGCTATGCCTGGATGTTTGCCTACACACGCCTCCAGTTGCTGTCTCCACAAGTGGACATCAA CAGCCCTATAAATGCCAAGAAGGTGAACAGCCTGAGCAGCAGTAGTGACTCATACGTGGGGCTATGGAGGAACTACCTTATCCTCTGTTGCAGCTCCGCCACCTCCTCCCCCaactcctcctcatcctccacctCCGGCTCCGTCCGCTGCTCCCCGCCTGAGACGCTGGCGTCCACGCCGGACAGTGGCTACAGCTATGACTCAAAG aTTATTGGCACTCCGTCCCCCTCATCCCTGTTCAAACACGTCGTCCCGATGATGCGCTCTGAGAGCATGGACATAACAGAGTCTCTCGTCCTGGGTCTTGGCCGGACCAACCCCGTGGCCTTCAG AGAGTTAATAGAGGAGCTGAACCTCATCATTAAGGAGGCTCTGGAGAGGAGGCCGGAG AACATGAAGCGACGCAGGCGCCGTGACATCCTCAGGGTCCAGCTGGTCCGGATCTTTGAGCTGCTGGCGGATGCTGGAGTCATCAGTCAGAC TACGAGTGGCGGTCTGGATGGGGAGAGTCACTCTCTGAACTCTACCCTGTTGGAGTATGTGGATCTGACCAGACAGCTGCTGGAGGCCGAAAATGACAAAGACTCAGACACACTGAAGGACATCCGCTGCCACTTCAGCGCCTTGGTGGCCAATATCATCCAGAACGTCCCAG TTCACCAGAGGAGGACCATCTTCCCCCAGCAGTCTCTGAGACACAGTCTGTTCATGTTGTTCAGCCACTGGGCCGGGCCGTTCAGCATCATGTTCACCCCGCTGGATCGCTACAGCGACCGCAACATGCAGATCAACCGGCACCAGTACTGTGCACTCAAG GCCATGTCTGCTGTGTTGTGCTGCGGTCCAGTTGCTGACAACGTGGGCCTCTCCTCAGATGGCTACCTTTACAAGTGGCTGGACAACATCCTGGACTCCCAGGACAGGAAG GTGCACCAGTTGGGCTGTGAGGCTGTGATGCTGCTGTTGGAGCTGAATCCAGACCAGAGTAACCTGATGTTCTGGGCCGTGGACCGCTGCTACACTGGGTCACGGCGCGTGGCGGCCGGTTGCTTCAGGGCCATCGCCAACGTCTTTCACAACAG GGATTACCAGTTTGACACTGTGGTGCTGCTCAACCTAATCCTGTTCAAGGCAGCTGATTCGTCCAGAGATATCTATGAGGTGGCCATGCAGCTGTTGCAG ATCTTGGAGCCCAAGCTCTTCCGTTACGCTCATAAACTAGAGATCCAGAGAACAGATGGGATTctgacccctccctctcccctgcctCACCTCTACTCCGTCTCCTACTACCAGTTGTCTGAGGAGCTGGCCCGGACCTACCCGGAGCTCACCATGCCCATTTTCTCAG AGGTAAGCCAGCGCATCCAGACAGCGCACCCTGGTGGTCGCCAGGTGATGCTTCACTACCTCTTGCCGTGGATGAACAACGTGGAGCTGGTGGACTTTAAGCCTTCGCCTCGGAGACAGGAGGAGGCGCCCatgggtgaggaggaggaggatgccCGGGAGCGTGACTTGATGATGGTCAACAGCCGCCGCTGGCTCCGAGGGGAGGGCTGGGGCTCCCCGCACGCCACAACCATGGTGCTCAACAACCTCATGTTTATGACTGCCAAG TATGGGGATGAGTTTGCCTGGTCAGAGATAGAGAATGTGTGGACCACCCTCGCAGACAGCTGGCCAAAGAACCTCAAGATCATCCTGCACTTCCTGATCAGCATGTCAGGGGTTAACAGTGAGCCCAGCCTCCTGCCCTAT GTGAAGCGGGTGGTGGTGTACCTGGGCAGAGATAAGACTATGCAGCTTCTGGAAGAGCTGATGTTTGAACTGGACCTGACAGACCCAGTGAGCTCGGCTGTCACTCATATGGACAACCCCCCCTACTACCGCATCACCTCCAGCTACAAGATCCCCTCGGTCACCTCAGCAG CTCCTAGATGCCTTTCCCGGTCTCTGTCCACAGGAACCACCTCCAGCAGTAACACCATGGTGCCGGGAGCAGAAGGTCACCATGACACCAGCAAGAACAAAGACCCCAACATGGATGACAG TTATGTCCATCTGGACATCTACAGCGGTCTGAACAGTAACCTGAACCGCCAGCACCACCGCCTGGAGTCTCGCTACAGCAGCAGCTCTGGAGGATCCTACGAGGAGGAGAAGA GTGATTCTATGCCGCTGTACGCTAACTGGCGTCTGAAGGTGATGGACCACAACCGTCCAGAGCCACTCCCCTTCCCGCCCACAGGGGGCTGCTGGTCCCCTCTGGTGGATTACCTGCCAGAGACTAATACCCCCGGAGTACCCCTCCACAG GTGCAACATCGCTGTGATCCTACTGACTGACCTCATAGTGGACCACGGGGTCAAGGTGGAGTGGAGTGCCTACATTCACCTCCTGCTGCACTCCATCTTCATAG GGTTTGACCACCAGCATCCCGAGGTCTATGAGCACTGTAAACGCCTGCTGCTTCACCTGCTTGTGGTCCAGGGAACCAACAGCAGCGTCCAATCCCTGGCCTCCGTGCTACTGCGCAACCGGGAGTACAACGACCCCAAGGTGCTGACTGTGAAGCCAACGCCCCACCAGTTCAACCTCACAG GAGTGTGTGACTTTGTGCCAGACTACCAGCCGTCTCCCATGACAGACTCAGGCCTGAGCTCCAGCTCGACATCGTCCAGCATCAGCCTGGGAGCCGGAGGAACGCCCCTGCCTCACCTCACCCCTGCCCTGATCAATGAGGTGGATGTCACCGCCGAGCAGGACGAGAAGGTCAAAGCCCTCATTGAGTTTGTCACTTCCAG GAAGCGGGGTCCCCTGTGGAACCACGAGGATGTGTCACCCAAGAACCCCCACATAAAGAGTGCTGACCAGCTCAGCGTGTTCCTCAGACATGTAGTGACTGTCTTCAAACAGTCCGAGTCAG gTTTCCAGCTGGACCAGTTGCTCAGTGAGGTCGCCCTGCAGACGGCCTTGTCCTGCTCCTCTCGGCACTATGCAGGCCGATCCTTCCAGATCTTCAGGGCACTCAAACAACCTCTGACAGCTGCCACTCTTTCTGCTGTCCTGTCACGCCTTGTAGAGACAGTGGGAGATCCTGGAGAGGAAGCACAG GGTTTTGTTATCGAGCTGCTGCTGACTTTGGAGTCAGGGATCGACACGCTCGCTGACACCGTGAAGAACTATGACCTTCTCATCGCCTTGGCACA GGCCTCTGCTCCTGAGCACTCGCTGGGGGCTAAGTTTGCAGCCAATAGGAAGAGCACGGGCCAGCTGAACCTGAGCAGTGGGGGTCTGTTCCTCCCGGGCCACTACCCGCATGGCCACGCCCGCAGCAACTCCCTCCGCGCCAGCCTCATGGGCGAGCGCAAGGGCGACCGCCGCCGCAGCAACACCCTGGACGTCGCCGACCGCCTCTGTGGTAGCCACGGCAACCTGGCCCGAACGCGGAGCTTGTCGTCTTTGCGGGAGGGCGGAGGGGGTGGGCCCGGCAGGGAGGCCACCCCTCCGGTGGACCCGTCCAACCTGATGGCCACGGTGTTCTGGATAGCCACCTCCCTCCTGGAGTCGGACTACGAGTTTGAGTACCTGCTGGCCCTGCGGCTGCTCAACAAGCTACTGGGCCAGCTTCCCCTGGAGAAGGCCGACAGCAGGGAGAGGCTGGAGAGGGTGCAAGCCAAGCTGAAGTGGTACAGCTTCCCCGGCCTGCTGCAGCTGTTCCTCAAGGGCTTCACCTCAACGTCCACCCAGGAGCTCACCATCCACCTGCTCAGCAAGCTCATCAGCGTCTCCCGACACACTCTGGTCGACCCCTCCCAGGTGGCAGGTAAGAGAGCAG GATTCCCTCTGAACATCCTGTGCCTGCTGCCTCACCTCATCCAGCACTTTGACAACCCTACACCGTTCTGCAAGGAGACGGCTGACAAGATAGCCAAGGTGTGTGCCGAGGAGAAGACGTCCACGCTGTCCAACAAGTCAGCCACGCTGTCTAACCTGGCACATATGATGACCCTGTACAGCACTCACAGCTACTCCAGAGactacagcaactggatcaACGTGGTGTGTCGCTACCTACACGACGCCTTCCCTGAGATCACCTTCAATCTGGTCACCTACCTGGCCGAG TTGCTTGAGAAAGGCCTACCCAGCATGCAGCAGTCCCTGCTACAGATCATCTACAGCCTGTTGAGTCACATTGACCTTTCAGCTGCGCCGGTCAAACAGTTCAACCTGGAGATCATGAAGATCATTGGCAAATACATCCAG AGCCCGTACTGGAAGGAGGCCCAGAACATCCTGAAGCTGGTGGTGTCTCGGTCGGCCAGCCTGGTGGTGCCAGATGAGATGCAGCGCTCCTATAGCACCGAGTCCTCAGGGTCCCCAGAGATCGCCTTCACTCGGATATTCAACAACTCCTCTAAGGAGCTGCCCGGCAAGACGCTGGACTTCCACTTTGACATCTCAGAG ACGCCCATCATAGGGCATAAGTATGGGGACCAGCGCACAGCTGCGGGGCGGAATGGGAAGCCGCAGGTCATCGCTGTGACACGAAGCACGTCTTCCACATCCTCTGGATCCAACTCCAATGGCCTGGTGCCTGTCAGCTGGAAGAGGCCTCAGCTCTCCCAG AGGAGAACTAGAGAGAAGCTCATGAATGTTCTCTCTCTGTGCGGTGCCGAGTCGGGCATTCCCAAGAATCCTTCT GTGGTGTTCTCGTCCAACGAGGACCTGGACTCAGGCGACCAGCAGACCAGTCTGATCCCCACAGTGGAGGAGGCGGTAAGGGAAGAGGAGGTTCAAGGGGAGGACGCAGGAAGTGAGCAGCAGTTTGGGGTCTTCAAGGACTTTGACTTCCTGGATGTGGAGCTGGAGGACGCAGAG GAGCTGCAG GGCGAGAGCATGGACAACTTCAACTGGGGCGTGCGTCGGCGCTCCCTGGACAGCATGGACAAGGGGGAAGGAGACGGGGACACGCCGTCCCTGCAGGAGTGTCAGTACGCGGGCAGCACGCCCAGCCTCAACCTCACCAACCAGGAGGACACGGACGAGTCGTCTGAGGAGGAGGTACTGACCGCTAGCCAGATTCTCACCCGCTCTGGCCTC ATGAACAGTGACTCAGCTACGGACGACGCCACGTCCAACCACGTGGACTCTCTGCAGCAGTCCCAGGAGTCATCCTGCAGTGGTCTGACGGAAGAGACCACCGCCCTGCTGCCCCGCGTGGACAGCCCCGCCCTGGAGATGCCCCGCTCCGACTCCCTCAGCAGCCAGCTGCCTGAG GACGGGGTTAGCATGACGGCAGCGGACGAGCTGAGCAGCAGTGTGAGCACAGACACGGGGTTTGGCAGCAGTGCCCCCCCTCTGCCCCCGGACCCCCCGGAGTTGTACGATCTCACGGACACGCAGGACCCCCACGACCAACTTGACCcggccccccctccccctccggCCATAGACACCCCGCCGGGATCCCTCTGTGAGGAGGGGGACTCCCTCACGGTCCTGCCCCCCCTCCCAGACAGCCCCTGTGGCTCCGTGTGCGAGGAGGATGTGACGCTGGCACTGAAGGAGCTGGATGAACgctgtgaggaggaggaggcggacTTCTCGGATATGTCCAG TTCACACTTGCATGTGGAGAAGAGGAATCTGGGGGTTGTAAGCGAGAAGCCGgagtgttgctggcatgaatATTTCAG TCAAGACGAGGGGGATCAGGATGGTTATCCCGAGATCAAGgcctccccacccccctctcccttcctctccgcCATCCTGGCAGCTTTCCAGCCTGTCGCCTATGACAACGAGGAGGATGCCTGGCGTTGCCATGTCAACCAGATGTTGTCTGACACGGATGGGTCCTCTGCTGTGTACACCTTCCACGTGTTCTCCCGACTGTTTAAG AGCATGCATCGGAAgttttccaccatcacccaCTCGTCGGTTCGTTTCCTTGGAGAAAGGCTGCAGCGAATGGGGAACCAGTTCCTTAGTTCCCTGGAGGTCATGACCTCTCACTCTCAGTGCCCCACGGTGCTGCTGGACGCTGAAACA CTGGTGTCATGTGGGCTCCTGGAGACTCTGAAGTTCAGCGTGCTGGAGTTGCAGGAACACCTGGACACGTACAACGGGAAGAGGGAGGCAGCCGAGGAG TGGTTAGAGAACTGCAGGAAGACGTTTGGCGACAAGGACGACAACCAGCGCCCCAACACTCAGGCCCAG CAAATGGAAAAACTAGCA gagTTGGAGTTGTGTCGCCGGCTGTACAAGCTGCACTTCCAGCTACTGCTGCTCTTCCAGGCCTACTGTAAACTCATCAGTCTTGTGGACACCATCAAGGGAGATGCTGAG